A region from the Aphis gossypii isolate Hap1 chromosome 1, ASM2018417v2, whole genome shotgun sequence genome encodes:
- the LOC114129847 gene encoding uncharacterized protein LOC114129847, translating into MDVNAKILLTTVYVVLMALRSFGQFGNRYLQRGIAHEFDGFDQGKYLGQVFPYSQINSQGYNLGWSGYQGGNSFNPYQKLGYGYQNPGYSGGLGFTDGGQLFGVQQPVNFIGNNQRFRL; encoded by the exons atggACGTTAACGCTAAG attctgCTTACCACTGTCTATGTTGTTCTCATGGCGCTCAGATCATTTGGTCAATTTGGAAACAGATACCTCCAAAGGGGCATTGCTCATGAGTTTGACGGATTCGATCAAGGAAAATATTTGGGTCAAGTATTCCCATATTCTCAAATAAATAGTCAAGGTTACAATTTAGGGTGGAGTGGATACCAAGGAGGAAACAGTTTCAATCCGTATCAAAAACTAGGATACGGATACCAAAACCCAGGATACAGTGGAGGCTTAGGATTCACAGATGGCGGTCAACTATTCGGTGTCCAGCAACCAGTAAATTTCATTGGTAATAATCAACgatttaggttataa
- the LOC114129860 gene encoding uncharacterized protein LOC114129860 translates to MFDVVDGSGGGGRGGDSSGGGSTGGGDGGGHMDVKVVYANPNGTLSILPDGTAGVSPWRPSSVSLAAAYLTLSSAAIASNVMVLSGIVTADRLRSPYAVLVSALCLQCAIDATVGHCATTRELLAGAGGGGATVCRGVATVTAALSAVELVTFAALACLTAFVRSDYAELPLPAAATLWAAPSMYTYVILTPTLLFTTRYFPSRGRCGFIANTTGWFYPSLLIVFSFMIPWSISFYFVFVSRSSTTTESSNVIVTPSQTKSQIDLVPSKLIFGSYTILVTPSLISSYVYLYNNPNVNPWAENEAPEDILDGYLSKLPILFDVFVPLILIYYHKVFRKKCRELYLHGFRNSVSDGRQISIERLRRSRKNERLADDAPVLFLEQSGTISVRFPCEDGFMIKICDLSQKENNSNGKKEVRFSRKVSKAPYDNYNIREPRDEESSL, encoded by the exons ATGTTCGACGTGGTCGACGgcagtggcggcggcggcagagGCGGCGACAGCAGTGGCGGCGGTAGcaccggcggcggcgacggcggcggtcACATGGACGTCAAAGTGGTGTACGCCAACCCCAACGGGACGCTGTCCATACTGCCCGACGGGACGGCCGGCGTGTCGCCGTGGCGTCCGTCGTCCGTGTCGCTGGCCGCGGCCTACCTGACGCTGTCGTCCGCGGCCATCGCGTCCAACGTCATGGTGCTGTCGGGCATCGTCACCGCGGACAGGCTGAGGTCGCCGTACGCCGTTCTCGTGTCCGCGCTGTGCCTGCAGTGCGCCATCGACGCCACGGTCGGCCACTGCGCCACCACCAGAGAGCTGTTGGCCGGCGCCGGCGGAGGGGGGGCCACCGTGTGCCGCGGCGTGGCCACCGTAACGGCCGCCCTGTCCGCCGTCGAACTGGTCACGTTCGCCGCGCTCGCGTGCCTCACCGCGTTCGTCCGGTCCGACTACGCCGAGCTGCCCCTgcccgccgccgccacccTGTGGGCGGCCCCTTCCATGTACACGTACGTCATACTCACTCCCACGCTGCTGTTCACCACGCGATATTTCCCGTCCAG ggGTCGTTGCGGTTTCATAGCAAATACAACCGGATGGTTTTACCCATCTTTATTGATTGTTTTCAGTTTTATGATACCGTGGtcgatatcattttattttgtatttgtatccCGCTCTTCAACGACCACTGAATCGTCGAATGTTATAGTGACACCCTCCCAAACAAAAAGCCAAATTGACCTCGTAccgtcaaaattaatttttggatCTTATACAATTCTTGTAACGCCAAGTCTTATTTCTTCTTATGTTTATCTTTACAACAATCCGAATGTCAATCCTTGGGCTGAAAATGAAGCACCAGAAGACATCTTAGATGGTTACTTGTCAAAATTGCCAATTTTGTTTGACGTGTTTGTCCCGTTGATCctcatatattatcataaagtgTTCAGGAAAAAATGTAGGGAATTGTATTTGCATGGTTTTCGAAATTCCGTCTCAGACGGCCGTCAAATCTCTATCGAAAGACTGAGACGATCTAGAAAGAATGAACGTTTAGCAGACGATGCACCCGTATTATTTCTTGAACAGTCGGGCACGATAAGTGTTAGGTTTCCGTGCGAAGACGGATTTATGATTAAGATATGCGATTTGAgtcaaaaagaaaacaattcaAATGGGAAAAAAGAAGTCCGTTTTTCGAGAAAAGTTAGTAAAGCTCCCtatgataactataatataagagaACCAAGAGACGAAGAGTCCAGTCTTTGA